A region from the Benincasa hispida cultivar B227 chromosome 10, ASM972705v1, whole genome shotgun sequence genome encodes:
- the LOC120089207 gene encoding peroxidase 2-like yields MSPFKVGALVLFLCIMLMGSSAQLSPTFYDQSCPNLTAIVRDTISQALQSDVRAGAKLIRFHFHDCFVNGCDGSVLLENQDGVESELDAPGNQGIQGFDIVDNIKAAIEAACPNTVSCADILAISARESVILTGGPSWVVQLGRRDSTNANRTGAENNLPSPFETLDQLRAKFNAVGLDSTDLVALSGAHTFGRSRCVFFSERLSNFSGTGSPDPTLDPTLRDALVIACPTGDGNNRIALDVATPEDFDNAYYTNLVNNRGLLQSDQELFSTEGAETIATVNRFAANQSDFFGQFGQSMINMGNLQPLLAPNGEIRSNCRRVNPSNITTAAIAFM; encoded by the exons ATGTCGCCCTTTAAAGTTGGAGCTTTAGTGTTGTTCTTGTGTATAATGTTGATGGGGTCTTCGGCCCAACTCAGCCCTACCTTCTACGACCAATCTTGCCCTAATCTAACTGCCATAGTCAGAGATACAATAAGCCAGGCATTGCAGAGTGATGTTCGAGCCGGAGCCAAGCTCATTCGCTTTCACTTCCACGATTGCTTCGTCAAT GGTTGTGATGGGTCAGTTCTACTAGAGAATCAAGATGGAGTAGAAAGCGAGTTGGATGCTCCAGGGAACCAAGGAATACAAGGCTTCGACATTGTGGACAACATAAAAGCTGCTATCGAAGCTGCGTGCCCAAACACCGTGTCTTGTGCTGACATCTTAGCCATTTCAGCTCGTGAATCTGTCATCTTG ACAGGAGGGCCAAGTTGGGTAGTCCAATTGGGAAGAAGAGATAGTACAAATGCAAACAGAACGGGAGCAGAAAACAATCTCCCAAGCCCGTTTGAAACACTTGATCAACTTCGGGCAAAATTTAATGCAGTTGGCCTCGATTCTACCGATCTCGTGGCTTTATCCG GAGCACATACTTTCGGAAGGTCAAGATGCGTATTCTTCAGCGAGCGGCTAAGCAATTTCAGCGGTACCGGAAGTCCAGACCCCACTCTTGACCCTACATTGCGGGATGCGCTTGTCATCGCTTGTCCGACCGGAGACGGAAACAACCGCATTGCACTTGACGTGGCGACGCCGGAGGACTTTGACAATGCATATTACACCAATTTGGTAAACAACCGTGGGCTTCTCCAATCGGATCAAGAGCTGTTCTCAACGGAAGGGGCGGAGACCATAGCCACCGTGAACCGTTTTGCGGCGAACCAATCTGATTTTTTTGGTCAGTTCGGTCAGTCTATGATAAACATGGGGAACCTTCAACCATTACTTGCACCCAATGGAGAAATCAGGTCCAATTGTAGGCGCGTTAATCCTTCCAATATTACTACTGCTGCTATTGCTTTTATGTAA